One genomic segment of Amycolatopsis sp. WQ 127309 includes these proteins:
- a CDS encoding CehA/McbA family metallohydrolase, which yields MDFSRRTLLRASGLAAASGLLPGVAFAEQPGGSGTRTRTVTGTFTPDIPDWYYLPVDVPRGVKQIDVVYSYDKPPVPAGTRGNACDIGVFGPEGHELGNTRGFRGWSGGFRDRFSISASEATPGYLAGPVKPGRWHVILGPYTVAPQGLNYRVDITLTFGPDGPPFRPNPAPETAPAREKGRAWYRGDSHLHTVHSDGRRTPEQLVADARAAGLDFIVSTDHNTSSAQLRWGEHAVDDLLILNGEEVTTRSGHWPAIGLPAGTWIDWRYRAADPRDFRRFTDQVHRAGGLVTAAHPFANCFGCTYEFAYEIADLVEVWNGPWTQDDEASVIHWDGLLRGGRFIPAIGDSDAHNPDQRVALPHTVVLADRLRRRELLAGLKAGRSWLAESAAVQLDFTVAGGGRSAGIGDRLPVGIGTPVTVRAVVGGVPGTTVTFLDQLGPEHVETVGDAGVATVTWTTYPRYSRWVRVEVRRPSGGPNTTSPNAMVAMSNPIFLGTGD from the coding sequence ATGGATTTCAGCAGGCGCACGCTCCTGCGCGCGAGCGGACTGGCCGCGGCCTCGGGGCTGCTCCCCGGCGTCGCGTTCGCGGAGCAGCCGGGCGGTAGCGGCACCCGGACCCGGACCGTCACCGGCACCTTCACCCCCGACATCCCGGACTGGTACTACCTGCCCGTCGACGTCCCGCGCGGCGTCAAGCAGATCGACGTCGTGTACTCCTACGACAAGCCCCCGGTGCCCGCCGGCACCCGCGGGAACGCCTGTGACATCGGCGTGTTCGGACCCGAGGGCCACGAGCTGGGCAACACCCGCGGGTTCCGCGGCTGGTCCGGCGGCTTCCGCGACCGGTTCTCGATCAGCGCGTCCGAGGCGACGCCCGGCTACCTCGCCGGGCCGGTCAAGCCCGGCCGCTGGCACGTCATCCTCGGGCCGTACACCGTCGCGCCGCAGGGCCTGAACTATCGCGTCGACATCACGCTCACCTTCGGGCCGGACGGCCCGCCGTTCAGGCCGAACCCGGCGCCCGAGACCGCGCCCGCCCGGGAGAAGGGCCGCGCCTGGTACCGCGGTGACAGCCACCTGCACACCGTCCACTCCGACGGCCGCCGCACACCCGAGCAGCTGGTCGCCGACGCGCGCGCCGCGGGCCTCGACTTCATCGTCTCCACCGACCACAACACGTCCAGCGCGCAGCTGCGGTGGGGCGAGCACGCCGTCGACGACCTGCTGATCCTCAACGGCGAAGAGGTGACGACGCGGTCCGGGCACTGGCCCGCGATCGGCCTGCCCGCCGGCACCTGGATCGACTGGCGCTACCGCGCGGCCGATCCGCGGGACTTCCGCCGGTTCACCGACCAGGTGCACCGCGCGGGCGGCCTGGTCACCGCCGCGCACCCGTTCGCCAACTGCTTCGGCTGCACGTACGAGTTCGCCTACGAGATCGCCGACCTCGTCGAGGTGTGGAACGGCCCGTGGACCCAGGACGACGAGGCGAGCGTCATCCACTGGGACGGCCTGCTGCGCGGCGGCCGGTTCATCCCGGCGATCGGTGACTCGGACGCGCACAACCCGGACCAGCGCGTCGCGCTGCCGCACACCGTCGTGCTCGCCGATCGGCTGCGGCGCCGGGAACTGCTGGCCGGGCTGAAGGCCGGCCGGTCGTGGCTGGCCGAGTCGGCGGCGGTCCAGCTGGACTTCACGGTCGCCGGTGGCGGCCGGTCGGCGGGTATCGGCGACCGGCTCCCGGTGGGAATCGGCACGCCGGTGACCGTGCGCGCCGTCGTCGGCGGGGTGCCGGGCACCACGGTGACGTTCCTCGACCAGCTGGGCCCGGAGCACGTCGAGACCGTCGGCGACGCCGGGGTGGCGACCGTCACCTGGACCACCTACCCCCGCTACAGCCGCTGGGTGCGCGTCGAGGTGCGGCGGCCCTCGGGCGGACCGAACACGACGTCGCCCAACGCCATGGTCGCGATGTCGAACCCGATCTTCCTCGGTACTGGCGACTGA
- a CDS encoding iron-sulfur cluster assembly protein — protein MDAYTALDAVLDPELDEPITDLGFVHSVDVDGGRVTVHLRLPTSFCAPNFAYLMASDAKDVLTALPWTTEVVVMLDDHHDSDLINRGLAADAGYRGTFGHEAEEDLEELRQTFRRKAHQAAMERALTVLLRADEHVDLHAVTLADLPPVPASHALLRRREALGLSLEPSAPVLVDEHGTPFPRAEIPLRLRFARSVRISIEGNAHFCRGLLRTRYPESTVEAS, from the coding sequence GTGGACGCCTACACCGCGCTGGACGCGGTCCTCGACCCGGAGCTCGACGAGCCCATCACCGACCTCGGCTTCGTGCACTCGGTCGACGTCGACGGCGGGCGCGTCACTGTCCACTTGCGACTCCCGACGTCGTTCTGCGCGCCGAACTTCGCCTACCTCATGGCGTCGGACGCGAAGGACGTGCTGACCGCGTTGCCGTGGACGACCGAAGTCGTGGTCATGCTCGACGACCACCACGACTCGGACCTGATCAACCGCGGCCTCGCCGCCGACGCGGGCTACCGCGGCACCTTCGGCCACGAGGCCGAGGAGGATCTCGAAGAGCTCCGGCAGACGTTCCGCCGCAAAGCCCACCAGGCCGCGATGGAACGCGCTTTGACGGTGTTGCTGCGCGCCGACGAGCACGTCGACCTGCACGCGGTGACGCTGGCGGACCTGCCGCCGGTGCCCGCTTCGCACGCCCTGCTGCGACGTCGCGAGGCGCTCGGGCTGTCACTCGAGCCGTCGGCACCGGTGCTGGTCGACGAGCACGGGACGCCGTTCCCGCGTGCGGAGATCCCGCTGCGGCTGCGGTTCGCGCGGTCGGTCCGGATCTCCATCGAGGGCAACGCCCACTTCTGCCGCGGCCTGCTCCGCACCCGGTACCCGGAGTCCACTGTGGAGGCGTCCTGA
- a CDS encoding amidohydrolase family protein, whose amino-acid sequence MYSKDGENYFIVDAHVALWDARPENQRNIHGKQFIDCFYDYHRNLSPESEVWPYEDYLYQGGERLVKDLFEDGYVDHAIFQPAHLGAFYHNGFGQTEEAFALTRKHPGKLTYNHNFDPRLEQAGLDQFRRDAERFGLKGVKLYTAEWQGDSRGYKLNDPWTYKYLEACQELGVKNIHVHKGPTIRPLDRDAFDVADVDHAATDFTDLNFVVEHCGLPRLEDFCWIATQEPNVHAGLAVAMPFIHTRPKYFAQIIGELLYWLDEDRIQFSSDYAIWTPRWLVERFVDFQIPEDLPEYAPLTVDQKKKILGLNAAKMYDIPVPSELQLAPIETQAVSVA is encoded by the coding sequence ATGTACAGCAAGGACGGCGAAAACTACTTCATCGTGGACGCCCACGTGGCGCTCTGGGACGCGCGCCCGGAGAACCAGCGCAACATCCACGGCAAGCAGTTCATCGACTGCTTCTACGACTACCACCGCAACCTCAGCCCGGAGTCCGAGGTGTGGCCGTACGAGGACTACCTCTACCAGGGCGGCGAGCGGCTGGTGAAGGACCTGTTCGAAGACGGCTACGTCGACCACGCGATCTTCCAGCCGGCCCACCTGGGCGCGTTCTACCACAACGGTTTCGGCCAGACCGAGGAAGCGTTCGCGCTGACGCGGAAGCACCCGGGCAAGCTGACCTACAACCACAACTTCGACCCGCGGCTCGAACAAGCGGGCCTCGACCAGTTCCGGCGTGACGCCGAACGCTTCGGCCTCAAGGGCGTCAAGCTCTACACCGCCGAGTGGCAAGGTGACTCGCGCGGCTACAAGCTGAACGACCCGTGGACGTACAAGTACCTGGAAGCCTGCCAGGAACTGGGCGTCAAGAACATCCACGTCCACAAAGGACCGACGATCCGGCCCCTCGATCGCGACGCCTTCGACGTCGCCGACGTCGACCACGCGGCCACCGACTTCACCGACCTGAACTTCGTCGTGGAGCACTGCGGGCTGCCGCGGCTGGAGGACTTCTGCTGGATCGCCACGCAGGAGCCGAACGTGCACGCGGGCCTCGCCGTCGCGATGCCGTTCATCCACACCCGGCCCAAGTACTTCGCGCAGATCATCGGCGAGCTGCTGTACTGGCTGGACGAGGACCGCATCCAGTTCTCCAGCGACTACGCGATCTGGACGCCTCGCTGGCTGGTCGAGCGGTTCGTCGACTTCCAGATCCCGGAGGACCTGCCCGAGTACGCGCCACTGACCGTCGACCAGAAGAAGAAGATCCTCGGGCTCAACGCGGCGAAGATGTACGACATCCCGGTGCCGTCGGAGCTGCAGCTCGCGCCCATCGAGACGCAGGCCGTGTCGGTGGCCTGA
- a CDS encoding helix-turn-helix domain-containing protein gives MGESDAAEVEVEQPQVHVTRSFDVRGAAAIAPRLRASWQRSVRYGVPEDEVLPVFSGAVDTGSLLYECGTEVLRGLQATLANEPISLMITDSEGLVLSRLCTDVSISRSLDKVHLAPGFSYAERNAGTTGLGLALADRAPSLVRGGEHYCTDLRGYTCAAVPVLDPITGTLAGSVNLTTWSEQSSELLLALAQAAAGNTAALMLARASGRIARPTPRGEVFRVYADRVDPGDLPRLSPAWTTAVAETRAALAGGRVVAVVGEPGAGKTALASLAHREVRPRDRVLNARPPAPDDVDTWLTLWTPELTKDDTCVIVSGVDALPAWAAGELARLFTEARHAGGPVPFVLTAEDADALPAALSPLVDRVVEVPALRFRPDDVLPLAHHFARRDRGRDVTFTSAASRALMAYDWPENAKQLRRVMREAAARSDVVDTPHLPAEVFSGTGHRLSRLQALERDEIVRCLSEPGATVVHAAAKLGVGRATVYRKMAQYGLNARQLKS, from the coding sequence TTGGGGGAGTCCGACGCAGCGGAGGTCGAGGTGGAGCAGCCGCAGGTGCACGTCACGCGCTCGTTCGACGTGCGCGGAGCCGCCGCGATCGCGCCCCGGCTGCGGGCGTCCTGGCAGCGCAGCGTGCGTTACGGCGTGCCCGAGGACGAGGTCCTGCCGGTGTTCTCGGGCGCGGTCGACACCGGTTCGCTGCTCTACGAATGCGGCACCGAGGTGCTGCGCGGCCTGCAGGCGACCCTGGCCAACGAGCCGATCAGCCTGATGATCACCGACAGCGAAGGCCTGGTGCTGAGCCGGCTGTGCACGGACGTCTCGATCAGCCGCTCGCTCGACAAGGTGCACCTCGCGCCCGGCTTCTCCTACGCCGAGCGCAACGCGGGCACCACCGGGCTCGGCCTGGCGCTCGCCGACCGCGCGCCGTCGCTGGTGCGCGGCGGCGAGCACTACTGCACCGACCTGCGCGGCTACACCTGCGCGGCGGTGCCGGTGCTGGATCCCATCACCGGCACGCTCGCCGGCAGCGTCAACCTGACGACGTGGTCGGAGCAGTCGTCCGAGCTGCTGCTGGCGCTGGCCCAGGCCGCGGCCGGGAACACCGCGGCGCTGATGCTGGCCCGCGCGTCCGGCCGGATCGCCCGCCCGACCCCGCGCGGCGAGGTGTTCCGCGTGTACGCCGACCGCGTCGACCCCGGTGACCTGCCGCGGCTCTCACCCGCCTGGACCACGGCGGTCGCCGAGACGCGGGCGGCGCTGGCCGGCGGCCGGGTCGTCGCCGTCGTCGGCGAACCGGGCGCGGGCAAGACGGCGCTGGCGTCGCTGGCGCACCGGGAGGTGCGGCCCCGCGACCGCGTGCTCAACGCGCGCCCGCCCGCGCCCGACGACGTCGACACGTGGCTCACGCTCTGGACGCCCGAACTGACGAAGGACGACACGTGCGTCATCGTGTCGGGCGTGGACGCGCTGCCCGCGTGGGCGGCGGGGGAGCTGGCGCGGCTGTTCACCGAGGCGCGGCACGCGGGCGGCCCGGTCCCGTTCGTGCTGACCGCGGAGGACGCCGACGCGTTGCCCGCGGCGCTGAGCCCGCTGGTCGACCGGGTCGTCGAGGTGCCGGCCCTGCGGTTCCGCCCCGACGACGTCCTCCCGCTGGCGCACCACTTCGCCCGGCGGGACCGCGGCCGCGACGTCACGTTCACGTCGGCGGCGTCGCGCGCGCTGATGGCCTACGACTGGCCGGAGAACGCGAAGCAGCTTCGGCGCGTCATGCGCGAAGCCGCCGCGCGCTCGGACGTCGTCGACACCCCGCACCTGCCCGCGGAGGTGTTCAGCGGGACGGGGCACCGGCTGAGCCGGTTGCAGGCCCTGGAACGCGACGAGATCGTGCGGTGCCTGTCGGAACCGGGGGCGACGGTGGTGCACGCGGCCGCGAAACTCGGCGTGGGCCGCGCGACGGTCTACCGCAAGATGGCGCAGTACGGGCTCAACGCGCGGCAGCTGAAGTCGTAG
- a CDS encoding MFS transporter → MTVTPERPAKAPKTAPGRLLAAAQLAGSLGDGAFLTCSVLFFTRIVGLSPAQVGLGLTLGWAVGSVAGVPLGHLADRHGARGSAVLLALATSVSILAFVVVRSPLLFVLAACLYGSCQTGLAAARQALLAALADPEHRTRIRAQLQSAGNAGLAVGAGLGGLALSADTASAYLTVFALDAVSFVVTAALLLALPTVAPSALPETGEPKLAVLRDRPYAVVTLLNAILLLRMPLLSVAIPLWIVERTAAPGWTVSALFVLNTVVVVVLQVRVAGRLASIGSAARMVRRSGVLLFASCVAFGFSALGTSPWVAFAVLVVGALVQVLGEMLQSAGSWEIGFALAPADKQGQYQGFFGTGVSVARAIGPVLLSTVVIGWGLPGWLLMGALFLAAGFAMGPAVRWARANATTSAAAR, encoded by the coding sequence ATGACGGTGACTCCGGAACGCCCCGCGAAGGCTCCGAAGACGGCGCCCGGACGGCTGCTCGCGGCCGCCCAGCTGGCCGGCTCGCTCGGCGACGGCGCGTTCCTGACCTGCTCGGTCCTGTTCTTCACGCGGATCGTCGGCCTGAGCCCGGCCCAGGTCGGGCTCGGCCTCACGCTCGGCTGGGCCGTCGGCTCGGTCGCCGGCGTCCCGCTCGGGCACCTCGCCGACCGCCACGGCGCCCGCGGCTCCGCGGTGCTGCTCGCTCTGGCGACGAGCGTGTCCATCCTCGCCTTCGTGGTCGTCCGATCGCCGCTGCTGTTCGTCCTGGCCGCCTGCCTCTACGGCAGCTGCCAGACCGGCCTCGCCGCCGCCCGCCAGGCGCTGCTGGCCGCGCTCGCCGACCCCGAGCACCGCACGCGCATCCGGGCACAGCTGCAGTCCGCGGGCAACGCCGGTCTCGCCGTCGGCGCCGGGCTGGGCGGGCTCGCGTTGTCGGCCGACACGGCGTCGGCCTACCTCACGGTCTTCGCGCTCGACGCCGTGAGTTTCGTGGTCACCGCGGCATTGCTCCTCGCACTCCCGACCGTGGCGCCGTCAGCGCTCCCCGAAACCGGCGAGCCGAAACTGGCCGTGCTGCGCGACCGGCCCTACGCCGTGGTGACGCTGCTGAACGCGATCCTGTTGCTGCGCATGCCGTTGCTGAGCGTCGCGATCCCGCTGTGGATCGTGGAACGCACCGCCGCGCCGGGCTGGACGGTGTCCGCGCTGTTCGTGCTCAACACGGTCGTCGTGGTGGTGCTGCAGGTCCGCGTGGCCGGCCGGCTGGCGAGCATCGGCTCGGCGGCGCGGATGGTCCGCCGGTCCGGGGTGCTGCTGTTCGCCTCCTGCGTCGCCTTCGGGTTCTCGGCGCTGGGCACCTCGCCGTGGGTCGCGTTCGCGGTGCTGGTCGTCGGCGCGCTGGTGCAGGTGCTCGGCGAGATGCTGCAGTCGGCGGGCTCCTGGGAGATCGGCTTCGCGCTCGCGCCGGCCGACAAACAGGGCCAGTACCAGGGGTTCTTCGGCACCGGGGTGTCGGTGGCGCGCGCGATCGGGCCGGTGCTGCTGAGCACGGTCGTCATCGGCTGGGGCCTGCCCGGCTGGCTGCTGATGGGCGCGCTCTTCCTGGCCGCGGGCTTCGCGATGGGCCCGGCGGTGCGGTGGGCCCGCGCAAACGCTACGACTTCAGCTGCCGCGCGTTGA
- a CDS encoding PLP-dependent aminotransferase family protein — protein sequence MDFHVSLAGRGDLSVRIYRQLRDAILDGRLREGERLPPTRELARRLAVSRNTVAVAYDRLTADGFLAGRVGAGTYVCAELPARTRPRKAPSGAGPQPKAVWRSLPPPVAPVARAPEYDFRVGIPDVALFPLETWRRLLASELRDAVGFAHYVDPGGYEGLRAAIARHAGVARSVRADADDVLVTQGAQQALDLLCRVLLEPGDRVAIEEPGYRLAKHLFASHGAEVVGVPVDGEGLDVAALPPRTRLVYVTPSHQFPLGTPMSLSRRTALLAWAERADAVIVEDDYDSEFRFSDRPLEPLQSLDRDGRVAYVGSFSKTLLPMLRLGFLVAPASLRDALRHARQLSDWHGDLPAQAALARFIDEGLFARHIRRATKVYAERHERITSTLDRVFAGRLRLIPSAAGLHLCALSDDDLEPVAARASLAGAEVQTLSDLCGGYPGQGLVLGYGAIPVERIDDGLAALDRAWVS from the coding sequence ATGGACTTCCACGTCAGCCTGGCCGGGCGTGGCGACCTCAGCGTCCGGATCTACCGGCAGCTGCGCGACGCCATCCTCGACGGCCGGCTGCGCGAGGGCGAGCGGCTGCCGCCGACGCGCGAGCTGGCGCGGCGGCTGGCCGTCTCGCGCAACACCGTCGCGGTGGCCTACGACCGGCTGACCGCCGACGGGTTCCTCGCCGGCCGTGTCGGCGCCGGCACCTACGTCTGCGCGGAACTTCCCGCGCGGACCCGGCCGCGCAAGGCCCCGTCGGGGGCCGGGCCGCAGCCCAAGGCGGTGTGGCGGTCGCTGCCGCCGCCGGTCGCCCCGGTGGCGCGGGCGCCGGAGTACGACTTCCGCGTCGGCATCCCCGACGTCGCGTTGTTCCCGCTCGAGACGTGGCGGCGGCTGCTCGCGAGCGAGCTGCGGGACGCCGTCGGCTTCGCGCACTACGTCGACCCCGGCGGGTACGAGGGCCTGCGCGCGGCGATCGCCCGGCACGCCGGCGTCGCGCGTTCGGTGCGGGCCGACGCCGACGACGTCCTCGTCACCCAAGGCGCCCAGCAGGCGCTCGACCTGCTGTGCCGGGTGCTGCTCGAGCCGGGGGACCGGGTGGCCATCGAGGAACCCGGCTACCGGCTGGCTAAGCACCTCTTCGCGTCCCACGGCGCCGAAGTCGTCGGCGTGCCGGTGGACGGCGAAGGTCTCGACGTTGCCGCGCTGCCCCCGCGGACGCGGCTGGTGTACGTCACGCCGTCGCACCAGTTCCCGCTCGGCACGCCGATGTCGCTGTCGCGGCGGACGGCGCTGCTCGCGTGGGCCGAGCGGGCGGACGCGGTGATCGTCGAGGACGACTACGACAGCGAGTTCCGGTTCTCCGACCGGCCCCTGGAGCCGTTGCAGAGCCTCGATCGCGACGGCCGCGTCGCCTACGTCGGGTCGTTCTCCAAGACGCTGCTTCCCATGCTGCGCCTGGGTTTCCTGGTCGCGCCCGCGTCGCTGCGGGACGCGCTGCGCCACGCGCGTCAGCTGTCGGACTGGCACGGCGACCTGCCCGCGCAGGCCGCGCTGGCCCGGTTCATCGACGAAGGCCTGTTCGCCCGCCACATCCGCCGCGCGACGAAGGTGTACGCCGAGCGGCACGAGCGGATCACGTCGACCCTGGACCGGGTGTTCGCGGGCCGCCTGCGGCTGATCCCGTCGGCGGCGGGCCTGCACCTGTGCGCCCTGTCCGACGACGACCTCGAGCCCGTCGCCGCCCGCGCTTCCCTTGCCGGAGCGGAAGTCCAGACCCTGTCCGACCTGTGCGGCGGCTATCCCGGGCAGGGCCTGGTGCTGGGCTACGGCGCGATCCCCGTGGAGCGCATCGACGACGGGCTCGCGGCGCTGGACCGTGCCTGGGTCTCGTGA
- a CDS encoding MFS transporter, which yields MTDTAPKPGLVLLVVSTAAFLASLDTFIVTIAFPGIRAAFPGDDLATLSWVLNGYTVLFAACLAPAGRLADRYGRKRLFLIGVAVFTLASAACAIAPSIPVLIGFRAVQAIGAALVMPTSLALLLTAFPPHRRPMAVGVWASVGAAAAALGPPVGGLLVEASWRWVFLVNLPICALTLLAGPRVLRESRDTGTGVPDLLGAAGLLVGVGALAYALVEAPDHGWGSPAVVAAFVVAVVALAWVPLRSARHAVPVLDLPALRVPTLWLACVTTGVFAAGFAAMLFGNVLFLTSIWHDSVLLAGLSLAPGPLMVVPVSILGGRFVHRFGPGPIVALGGVSFGLGVLIWLLRMDSTRDYASAMLPGQLLTGIGVGLILPSLSGVVGTVLPAARWGAGSSMVNTTRQIGTVLGTAVLVAIFAGTPDLTDFRHGWLLILATAVATSAGGLLIAARRRTDHHVELETHETQARSSAASPSSMRSTGIAP from the coding sequence ATGACGGACACCGCGCCGAAGCCGGGACTCGTGCTGCTGGTCGTCTCGACGGCGGCGTTCCTGGCCAGCCTCGACACGTTCATCGTCACCATCGCCTTCCCCGGCATCCGGGCCGCGTTCCCGGGCGACGACCTCGCGACGCTGTCGTGGGTGCTCAACGGTTACACGGTCCTGTTCGCCGCGTGCCTCGCGCCCGCCGGGCGGCTCGCCGACCGCTACGGCCGCAAGCGGCTGTTCCTCATCGGCGTCGCGGTGTTCACGCTCGCCTCGGCCGCCTGCGCGATCGCGCCGTCGATCCCCGTGCTGATCGGCTTCCGCGCGGTGCAGGCGATCGGCGCGGCCCTGGTCATGCCGACGTCGCTGGCGCTGCTGCTGACGGCGTTCCCGCCGCACCGGCGGCCGATGGCGGTCGGCGTCTGGGCGTCGGTGGGCGCGGCGGCCGCGGCACTCGGACCGCCGGTCGGCGGCCTGCTCGTCGAGGCGTCCTGGCGCTGGGTCTTCCTGGTGAACCTGCCGATCTGCGCGCTGACGCTGCTGGCCGGCCCGCGCGTGCTGCGCGAGTCCCGCGACACGGGCACCGGCGTCCCGGACCTGCTCGGCGCGGCCGGGCTCCTGGTCGGCGTCGGCGCACTGGCCTACGCGCTGGTCGAAGCGCCCGACCACGGCTGGGGCTCGCCGGCCGTCGTGGCGGCGTTCGTCGTGGCCGTCGTGGCGCTGGCGTGGGTGCCGCTGCGGTCGGCGCGGCACGCCGTGCCGGTGCTGGACCTGCCCGCGCTGCGCGTCCCGACGTTGTGGCTGGCGTGCGTGACGACCGGGGTGTTCGCCGCCGGGTTCGCCGCGATGCTGTTCGGCAACGTGCTGTTCCTGACGTCGATCTGGCACGACTCGGTGCTGCTGGCCGGGCTGTCGCTGGCGCCGGGCCCGCTGATGGTGGTGCCGGTGTCGATCCTCGGCGGCCGCTTCGTGCACCGCTTCGGGCCGGGCCCGATCGTCGCGCTCGGCGGCGTCTCGTTCGGGCTGGGCGTGCTGATCTGGTTGCTGCGCATGGACTCCACGCGCGACTACGCGAGCGCGATGCTGCCGGGGCAGCTGCTGACCGGCATCGGCGTCGGCCTGATCCTGCCGTCGCTGTCCGGCGTGGTGGGCACGGTCCTGCCCGCGGCCCGCTGGGGCGCGGGGTCGTCGATGGTCAACACGACCCGCCAGATCGGCACGGTCCTGGGCACGGCGGTGCTGGTCGCGATCTTCGCGGGCACCCCGGACCTGACGGACTTCCGCCACGGCTGGCTCCTGATCCTCGCGACAGCCGTGGCCACCTCGGCGGGCGGCCTCCTCATCGCGGCGCGGCGCCGGACCGACCACCACGTCGAACTTGAAACTCACGAGACCCAGGCACGGTCCAGCGCCGCGAGCCCGTCGTCGATGCGCTCCACGGGGATCGCGCCGTAG
- a CDS encoding SRPBCC family protein — protein MEPTISRSIDVPVDAATVWSWVTDLPRMGELSPENVGGRWLDGTGPALGARFRGRNRNGELRWWTRVLVVACEPDRRFAFDVRTPLGSRVSRWEYVLTPTATGCVVTENWYRIGSWVVRKFMGPKVTGRVDRPGYNVESIEHTLAALKARAELRAAA, from the coding sequence GTGGAACCGACGATTTCGCGCAGCATCGACGTTCCGGTGGATGCGGCCACGGTGTGGTCGTGGGTCACCGACCTGCCGCGGATGGGCGAGCTGAGCCCGGAGAACGTCGGCGGCCGCTGGCTCGACGGCACCGGCCCGGCGCTGGGCGCGCGGTTCCGCGGCCGCAACCGCAACGGCGAGCTGCGCTGGTGGACGCGGGTGCTGGTGGTCGCCTGCGAGCCGGACCGCCGCTTCGCCTTCGACGTCCGGACGCCGCTCGGTTCGCGCGTGTCGCGGTGGGAGTACGTGCTGACGCCGACCGCGACCGGCTGCGTGGTCACCGAGAACTGGTACCGGATCGGCAGCTGGGTCGTGCGGAAGTTCATGGGGCCGAAGGTCACCGGCCGCGTCGACCGGCCCGGGTACAACGTCGAGTCGATCGAGCACACCCTCGCGGCGCTCAAGGCGCGGGCAGAGTTGCGGGCGGCAGCGTGA
- a CDS encoding bifunctional nuclease family protein, with the protein MVSVIPIEVVGMAVPVPGEAPLMLLREPDGARRWLAIMIGYGEAEALVRAREQIEQPRPGTIELLGDVLAAFGQGVAAVELTEVRDGIFYADLVLVDGTRVSARPSDAVALGLRQGAPIRVAEEVLDVAAVQLEVEQEAEGPATDALDTEAEVARFRAELDGIRPEDFDL; encoded by the coding sequence GTGGTCAGCGTGATCCCGATCGAGGTCGTGGGGATGGCCGTCCCGGTGCCGGGGGAAGCCCCGCTCATGCTGCTGCGCGAACCGGACGGGGCGCGCCGCTGGCTCGCGATCATGATCGGCTACGGCGAGGCCGAGGCCCTGGTGCGGGCGCGCGAGCAGATCGAGCAGCCGCGACCCGGCACGATCGAGCTGCTCGGCGACGTCCTCGCGGCGTTCGGCCAAGGCGTCGCGGCCGTCGAGCTGACCGAGGTCCGCGACGGCATCTTCTACGCCGACCTCGTGCTCGTCGACGGCACCCGCGTGTCGGCCCGGCCCAGCGACGCGGTCGCGCTCGGCCTGCGCCAGGGCGCGCCGATCCGGGTCGCCGAGGAGGTGCTCGATGTCGCGGCGGTGCAGCTCGAGGTGGAGCAGGAGGCCGAGGGCCCGGCGACCGACGCGCTCGACACCGAGGCCGAGGTCGCCCGCTTCCGCGCCGAGCTCGACGGGATCCGGCCCGAGGACTTCGACCTCTGA
- a CDS encoding LysR family transcriptional regulator: protein MLQRFERQIGTPLFVRSHTGVTPTPAGEQTLRRALVLLLDFDRFEADLLGSTGTGPLRLGSSQMDCLPTFVERLDDALPGVEVTVHLEPSSAVLAHSLARATLDVAVISMSDDQEVPLAKHLGHRVMLPWIPVFIGLPARHRLAGRTEVELADLADDAWIGPPGPEDGSLTSLRAAAHRAGFTPRIRFECPNGGGRQLVAAGQAVQLVEPTAPEQPGMVVRPLAGDPMRMRLVLAWRKERVTWDQAEQVYRAAMTSYTRHAMAPGPFRSWWTRRRDERSWDSLVGYFGDGS, encoded by the coding sequence GTGTTGCAGCGCTTCGAGCGGCAGATCGGCACGCCGTTGTTCGTCCGCAGCCACACCGGCGTCACGCCGACCCCGGCCGGCGAGCAGACGCTGAGACGGGCTTTGGTGCTGCTGCTGGACTTCGACCGGTTCGAGGCCGACCTGCTCGGCTCGACCGGCACCGGGCCGCTGCGGCTGGGATCGTCCCAAATGGACTGTCTGCCGACGTTCGTCGAGCGGCTGGACGACGCGCTGCCCGGCGTCGAGGTGACCGTCCACTTGGAACCGTCGAGCGCGGTGCTGGCCCACTCGCTGGCGCGCGCGACCCTCGACGTCGCCGTCATCTCCATGTCGGACGACCAGGAGGTGCCGCTGGCCAAGCACCTCGGGCACCGGGTGATGCTCCCCTGGATCCCGGTCTTCATCGGCCTGCCCGCGCGGCACCGGCTGGCCGGGCGGACCGAGGTCGAGCTGGCCGACCTCGCGGACGACGCCTGGATCGGCCCGCCGGGCCCCGAGGACGGTTCGCTGACGTCGTTGCGCGCGGCGGCCCACCGCGCCGGGTTCACCCCGCGGATCCGCTTCGAGTGCCCGAACGGCGGCGGCCGTCAGCTGGTCGCGGCCGGCCAGGCGGTGCAGCTGGTCGAGCCGACCGCGCCCGAGCAGCCCGGCATGGTCGTCCGGCCGCTGGCCGGCGACCCGATGCGGATGCGGCTGGTGCTGGCCTGGCGCAAGGAACGCGTCACGTGGGACCAGGCCGAGCAGGTCTACCGCGCGGCGATGACGTCCTACACCCGGCACGCGATGGCGCCGGGACCGTTCCGGTCGTGGTGGACGCGCAGGCGGGACGAGCGGTCCTGGGACAGCCTGGTCGGCTACTTCGGCGACGGCAGCTGA